A single genomic interval of Streptomyces sp. 1222.5 harbors:
- a CDS encoding UvrD-helicase domain-containing protein, translated as MAAQVQQSAVDPVHGEDSVRDREISVEQEHLDRVYQRLEEKIHEAEFLMHDAAKRGQVGTPGALAERDAQVFRAGIHLNRLNNEFEDFLFGRIDLLLGKDGKKGPDGAYTAVEPAEGAVRPDNTADIAETLHIGRIGVLDQDYSPLVIDWRAPAAAPFYRATPVDPGRVVRRRVIRSKGRRVLGVEDDLMRPELTASLDGRILPAIGDGALMAALGQARSHTMRDIVSSIQAEQDLVIRAPAASVTYVEGGPGTGKTAVALHRAAYLLYQDRRRYAGGILIVSPTPLLVAYTEGVLPSLGEEGQVAIRAIGSLVDGAEATLYDSPSVARAKGSYRMLKVLRKAARGALELGPGGGAPAGQLALDDDIEADAAPASGPPARLRVVAFNRRLELEAGELERIRRNALGGTAPVNLLRPRARKLLLDALWARSGAAGRHTDPELAAELRSSFDEDVASEDPFIAFLDAWWPELTPKAVLAAMADEKRLGRWARRILNPGEVRKVARALKRDGHSVHDIAMLDELQAILGAPARPRKKREFDPLDQLTGLEELMPVREESQRERAERLAQERTEYAHVIVDEAQDLTPMQWRMVGRRGRHATWTVVGDPAQSSWSDPDEAAEARDEALGTRPRRRFQLTVNYRNPAEIAELAARVLALAMPGSEAPSAVRSTGVEPRFTVVRDSLPRTVRAEAERLLAAVDGTIGVVVAMNRREEARRWLAGLGDRVVALGSLEAKGLEYDATVVVSPAEIADESPAGLRVLYVALTRATQQLTVVSAERDEPDEAGVPDLLRD; from the coding sequence GTGGCCGCTCAGGTTCAGCAGTCCGCGGTCGACCCGGTACACGGCGAAGACTCCGTCCGTGACCGGGAGATCAGCGTCGAACAGGAACACCTGGACCGGGTGTACCAGCGGCTCGAGGAGAAGATCCACGAAGCCGAGTTCCTGATGCACGACGCGGCCAAGCGGGGCCAGGTGGGCACCCCGGGCGCGCTGGCCGAGCGGGACGCGCAGGTCTTCCGGGCCGGCATCCACCTGAACCGGCTCAACAACGAGTTCGAGGACTTCCTCTTCGGCCGTATCGACCTGCTGCTCGGCAAGGACGGCAAGAAGGGCCCCGACGGCGCGTACACGGCGGTGGAGCCGGCCGAGGGCGCCGTGCGGCCGGACAACACCGCCGACATCGCCGAGACCCTGCACATCGGCCGCATCGGCGTCCTCGACCAGGACTACTCCCCGCTGGTCATCGACTGGCGGGCGCCCGCGGCCGCACCCTTCTACCGGGCCACGCCCGTCGACCCCGGCCGGGTCGTCAGGCGCCGGGTCATCCGCTCCAAGGGCCGCCGGGTCCTCGGCGTCGAGGACGACCTGATGCGCCCCGAGCTGACCGCCAGCCTCGACGGCCGCATCCTGCCCGCGATCGGCGACGGCGCCCTCATGGCCGCCCTCGGACAGGCCCGCAGCCACACCATGCGGGACATCGTCTCGTCCATCCAGGCGGAGCAGGACCTGGTCATCCGCGCCCCCGCCGCCTCCGTCACCTACGTGGAGGGCGGCCCCGGCACCGGCAAGACCGCAGTCGCCCTGCACCGCGCGGCCTACCTGCTCTACCAGGACCGCAGACGCTACGCGGGGGGCATCCTGATCGTCTCCCCGACCCCGCTGCTCGTCGCCTACACCGAGGGCGTGCTGCCCTCGCTCGGCGAGGAGGGCCAGGTCGCGATCCGCGCGATCGGCTCCCTGGTCGACGGCGCGGAGGCCACCCTCTACGACTCCCCGTCCGTGGCCCGCGCCAAGGGCTCGTACCGGATGCTGAAGGTGCTGCGGAAGGCGGCCCGCGGCGCCCTGGAACTGGGCCCCGGCGGTGGCGCGCCCGCCGGGCAGCTCGCCCTCGACGACGACATCGAGGCCGACGCCGCGCCCGCGAGCGGCCCGCCGGCCCGGCTGCGGGTGGTCGCCTTCAACCGCCGCCTCGAACTGGAGGCCGGTGAGCTGGAACGCATCCGCCGCAACGCCCTCGGCGGCACCGCGCCGGTCAACCTGCTCCGCCCGCGCGCCCGCAAGCTGCTGCTGGACGCCCTGTGGGCGAGATCCGGCGCCGCGGGCCGGCACACCGACCCGGAGCTCGCCGCCGAACTGCGCTCCTCCTTCGACGAGGACGTCGCGAGCGAGGACCCCTTCATCGCGTTCCTCGACGCCTGGTGGCCCGAGCTGACCCCCAAGGCGGTGCTCGCCGCCATGGCGGACGAGAAGCGCCTCGGCCGCTGGGCCCGCCGCATCCTCAACCCCGGCGAGGTCCGCAAGGTCGCCCGCGCCCTGAAGCGGGACGGTCACTCGGTGCACGACATCGCCATGCTGGACGAGTTGCAGGCGATCCTCGGCGCCCCGGCCCGCCCCCGCAAGAAGCGCGAATTCGACCCGTTGGACCAGCTCACCGGCCTGGAGGAGCTGATGCCGGTGCGCGAGGAGTCGCAGCGGGAGCGCGCCGAGCGCCTCGCGCAGGAGCGCACCGAGTACGCGCACGTCATCGTGGACGAGGCGCAGGACCTCACCCCGATGCAGTGGCGCATGGTCGGCCGCCGCGGGCGGCACGCCACCTGGACGGTCGTCGGCGACCCGGCCCAGTCCTCCTGGTCCGACCCGGACGAGGCGGCCGAGGCCCGCGACGAGGCCCTCGGCACCCGCCCCCGGCGCCGCTTCCAGCTCACTGTGAACTACCGCAACCCCGCCGAGATCGCCGAGCTGGCCGCGAGGGTCCTCGCGCTCGCCATGCCCGGCTCCGAGGCGCCGTCGGCCGTACGGTCCACCGGGGTCGAGCCGCGCTTCACCGTCGTGCGGGACTCCCTTCCGCGGACCGTGCGGGCCGAGGCCGAGCGGCTCCTCGCGGCCGTGGACGGCACGATCGGCGTGGTCGTCGCGATGAACCGGCGCGAGGAGGCCCGCCGCTGGCTGGCCGGGCTCGGCGACCGGGTCGTGGCGCTCGGCAGCCTGGAGGCCAAGGGCCTGGAGTACGACGCCACCGTCGTCGTCTCGCCCGCGGAGATCGCCGACGAGTCCCCGGCCGGGCTGCGCGTGCTGTACGTGGCGCTGACCCGGGCCACCCAGCAGCTGACGGTGGTGTCGGCGGAGCGGGACGAGCCGGACGAGGCCGGGGTGCCCGACCTGCTCAGGGACTGA
- a CDS encoding NAD-dependent malic enzyme yields the protein MATAPSVSYSMTIRLEVPASGTAVSQLTTAVESSGGSVTGLDVTASGHEKLRIDVTIAASSTAHADEIVEKLRGIEGVTLGKVSDRTFLMHLGGKIEMASKHPIRNRDDLSMVYTPGVARVCMAIAQNPEDARRLTIKRNSVAVVTDGSAVLGLGNIGPKAALPVMEGKAALFKRFAGIDAWPICLDTQDTDAIVEIVKAIAPGFAGINLEDISAPRCFEIEARLREALDIPVFHDDQHGTAIVVLAALTNALRVTEKAIENIRVVMSGAGAAGTAILKLLLAAGVKNAVVADIHGVVHADRADLVDAPADSPLRWIADNTNPEGLTGTLKEAVRGADVFIGVSAPNVLDGDDVAAMADGAIVFALANPDPEVEPAIARQTAAVVATGRSDFPNQINNVLVFPGVFRGLLDAQSRTVNTEMMLAAAKALADVVTEDELNPNYIVPSVFNDKVAGAVAGAVREAAKAAGATV from the coding sequence ATGGCAACGGCGCCCAGCGTCTCCTACTCGATGACCATCCGGCTGGAGGTGCCCGCGAGCGGAACCGCCGTCTCGCAGCTCACCACCGCCGTGGAGTCCTCCGGAGGCTCGGTGACCGGCCTCGACGTCACCGCGTCCGGCCACGAGAAGCTCCGCATCGACGTCACCATCGCGGCCTCCTCGACCGCACACGCCGACGAGATCGTCGAGAAGCTCCGCGGCATCGAGGGCGTCACCCTGGGCAAGGTCTCCGACCGTACGTTCCTCATGCACCTCGGCGGCAAGATCGAGATGGCGTCGAAGCACCCCATCCGCAACCGTGACGACCTGTCCATGGTCTACACGCCGGGTGTCGCGCGCGTCTGCATGGCCATCGCCCAGAACCCCGAGGACGCCCGCCGCCTCACCATCAAGCGCAACTCCGTTGCGGTCGTGACGGACGGCTCCGCCGTGCTCGGCCTCGGCAACATCGGTCCCAAGGCCGCGCTGCCCGTCATGGAGGGCAAGGCGGCCCTCTTCAAGCGGTTCGCCGGCATCGACGCCTGGCCGATCTGCCTGGACACCCAGGACACCGACGCGATCGTGGAGATCGTCAAGGCGATCGCCCCCGGGTTCGCCGGCATCAACCTCGAGGACATCTCCGCCCCGCGCTGCTTCGAGATCGAGGCCCGGCTGCGCGAGGCCCTCGACATCCCCGTCTTCCACGACGACCAGCACGGCACGGCCATCGTCGTCCTCGCCGCCCTGACCAACGCCCTGCGGGTGACGGAGAAGGCCATCGAGAACATCCGGGTCGTGATGTCCGGTGCCGGCGCCGCCGGTACCGCCATCCTGAAGCTGCTCCTCGCGGCGGGCGTGAAGAACGCCGTCGTCGCCGACATCCACGGTGTGGTCCACGCCGACCGCGCCGACCTGGTGGACGCCCCGGCCGACTCGCCGCTGCGCTGGATCGCCGACAACACCAACCCCGAGGGCCTCACCGGCACCCTGAAGGAGGCCGTGCGCGGCGCCGACGTCTTCATCGGCGTCTCCGCCCCGAACGTCCTCGACGGCGACGACGTGGCCGCCATGGCCGACGGCGCCATCGTGTTCGCGCTCGCGAACCCCGACCCGGAGGTGGAACCCGCGATCGCCCGCCAGACGGCGGCCGTCGTGGCCACCGGCCGCTCCGACTTCCCGAACCAGATCAACAACGTGCTGGTCTTCCCGGGTGTCTTCCGCGGCCTGCTGGACGCCCAGTCCCGCACCGTCAACACGGAGATGATGCTCGCCGCCGCCAAGGCCCTCGCCGACGTGGTCACCGAGGACGAGCTGAACCCCAACTACATCGTCCCGAGCGTCTTCAACGACAAGGTCGCGGGCGCCGTGGCCGGTGCGGTCCGCGAGGCCGCGAAGGCGGCCGGAGCGACGGTCTGA
- a CDS encoding HU family DNA-binding protein → MNRSELVAALADRAEVTRKDADAVLAAFAETVGEIVAKGDEKVTIPGFLTFERTHRAARTARNPQTGEPINIPAGYSVKVTAGSKLKEAAKGK, encoded by the coding sequence ATGAACCGCAGTGAGCTGGTGGCCGCGCTGGCCGACCGTGCCGAGGTGACCCGCAAGGACGCCGACGCCGTGCTGGCCGCGTTCGCCGAGACCGTCGGCGAGATCGTCGCCAAGGGCGACGAGAAGGTCACCATCCCCGGCTTCCTGACCTTCGAGCGCACCCATCGTGCCGCTCGTACCGCGCGCAACCCGCAGACCGGCGAGCCCATCAACATCCCCGCCGGCTACAGCGTCAAGGTCACCGCGGGCTCCAAGCTCAAGGAAGCCGCCAAGGGCAAGTAA
- the murA gene encoding UDP-N-acetylglucosamine 1-carboxyvinyltransferase: MTVNDDVLLVHGGTPLEGEIRVRGAKNLVPKAMVAALLGSEPSRLRNVPDIRDVRVVRGLLQLHGVTVRPGEEPGELVLDPTHVESANVADIDAHAGSSRIPILFCGPLLHRLGHAFIPGLGGCDIGGRPIDFHFDVLRQFGATIEKRADGQYLEAPQRLRGTKIRLPYPSVGATEQVLLTAVLAEGVTELSNAAVEPEIEDLICVLQKMGAIIAMDTDRTIRITGVDKLGGYTHRALSDRLEAASWASAALATNGNIYVRGAQQRSMMTFLNTYRKVGGAFEIDDEGIRFWHPGGQLKSIALETDVHPGFQTDWQQPLVVALTQATGLSIIHETVYESRLGFTSALNQMGAHIQLYRECLGGSDCRFGQRNFLHSAVVSGPTRLQGSDLVIPDLRGGFSYLIAALAAEGTSRVHGIELINRGYENFMEKLMELGAKVELPGKALG; the protein is encoded by the coding sequence ATGACCGTCAACGACGATGTCCTGCTTGTCCACGGCGGAACCCCGCTGGAGGGCGAGATCCGTGTCCGCGGTGCGAAGAACCTCGTACCGAAGGCCATGGTCGCCGCCCTGCTGGGCAGCGAGCCGAGCCGGCTGCGCAACGTTCCCGACATCCGTGACGTGCGGGTCGTGCGCGGCCTGCTCCAGCTGCACGGCGTGACGGTCCGTCCGGGCGAGGAACCCGGCGAGCTGGTGCTCGACCCGACGCACGTCGAGAGCGCCAACGTGGCTGACATCGATGCCCACGCGGGTTCCAGCCGGATCCCGATCCTGTTCTGCGGCCCGCTGCTGCACCGCCTCGGCCACGCCTTCATCCCCGGCCTCGGCGGCTGCGACATCGGCGGCCGGCCCATCGACTTCCACTTCGACGTGCTGCGCCAGTTCGGCGCGACGATCGAGAAGCGGGCGGACGGCCAGTACCTGGAGGCCCCGCAGCGGCTGCGCGGCACGAAGATCCGGCTGCCCTACCCGTCCGTCGGCGCGACCGAGCAGGTGCTGCTGACGGCCGTCCTGGCCGAGGGCGTGACCGAGCTGTCCAACGCGGCCGTCGAGCCGGAGATCGAGGACCTCATCTGCGTACTGCAGAAGATGGGCGCGATCATCGCGATGGACACCGACCGCACGATCCGCATCACCGGTGTGGACAAGCTCGGCGGCTACACCCACCGCGCCCTGTCGGACCGGCTGGAGGCCGCGTCCTGGGCGTCGGCGGCTCTCGCGACCAACGGCAACATCTACGTCCGCGGCGCCCAGCAGCGCTCGATGATGACGTTCCTGAACACCTACCGGAAGGTGGGCGGTGCCTTCGAGATCGACGACGAGGGCATCCGCTTCTGGCACCCGGGCGGCCAGCTGAAGTCCATCGCGCTGGAGACGGACGTGCACCCCGGCTTCCAGACCGACTGGCAGCAGCCGCTGGTGGTGGCCCTGACGCAGGCCACGGGCCTGTCCATCATCCACGAGACGGTGTACGAGTCCCGGCTGGGCTTCACCTCCGCCCTGAACCAGATGGGCGCCCACATCCAGCTGTACCGCGAGTGCCTCGGCGGCTCCGACTGCCGCTTCGGCCAGCGCAACTTCCTGCACTCCGCGGTCGTCTCCGGACCGACCCGGCTCCAGGGCTCCGACCTGGTCATCCCCGACCTGCGCGGCGGCTTCTCGTACCTCATCGCGGCCCTCGCGGCCGAGGGCACCTCGCGCGTCCACGGCATCGAGCTGATCAACCGGGGCTACGAGAACTTCATGGAGAAGCTCATGGAGCTCGGCGCGAAGGTGGAACTGCCGGGCAAGGCGCTCGGCTAG
- a CDS encoding YqgE/AlgH family protein has protein sequence MTEVSSLTGRLLVATPALADPNFDRAVVLLLDHDEEGSLGVVLNRPTPVDVGDILEGWADLAGEPGVVFQGGPVSLDSALGVAVIPGGAGGDRTPLGWRRVYGAIGLVDLEAPPELLASALGSLRIFAGYAGWGPGQLEDELVEGAWYVVESEPGDVSSPAPERLWREVLRRQRNELAMVATYPDDPSLN, from the coding sequence ATGACCGAGGTGTCCTCGCTCACAGGGCGGCTGCTCGTGGCCACGCCGGCCCTGGCGGACCCGAACTTCGACCGCGCGGTCGTGCTGCTTCTCGACCACGACGAGGAGGGCTCCCTCGGTGTCGTCCTGAACCGTCCCACCCCGGTGGACGTCGGCGACATCCTGGAGGGCTGGGCGGACCTGGCGGGCGAGCCGGGAGTGGTCTTCCAGGGCGGCCCGGTCTCGCTGGACTCGGCGCTCGGTGTCGCGGTCATTCCGGGCGGCGCGGGCGGCGACCGCACGCCCCTCGGCTGGCGCCGGGTGTACGGCGCCATCGGCCTGGTCGACCTGGAGGCCCCGCCGGAGCTGCTCGCCTCGGCCCTGGGCTCCCTGCGGATCTTCGCCGGATACGCCGGCTGGGGGCCCGGTCAGCTGGAGGACGAACTGGTCGAGGGCGCCTGGTACGTGGTCGAGTCCGAGCCGGGCGACGTCTCCTCGCCGGCCCCCGAGAGGCTGTGGCGCGAGGTGCTGCGCCGCCAGCGCAACGAGCTGGCGATGGTGGCCACGTATCCGGACGACCCTTCGCTCAACTGA
- a CDS encoding DUF3039 domain-containing protein: MSTLEPERGTGTGTLVEPTPQVSHGDGDHERFAHYVQKDKIMASALDGTPVVALCGKVWVPGRDPKKYPVCPMCKEIYESMGSGGDDKGKGKGKGGDK, encoded by the coding sequence ATGAGCACTCTTGAGCCCGAGCGCGGGACTGGTACGGGGACCCTCGTAGAACCGACGCCGCAGGTGTCCCACGGCGACGGCGACCACGAGCGCTTCGCCCACTACGTCCAGAAGGACAAGATCATGGCGAGCGCCCTCGACGGGACCCCCGTCGTGGCGCTCTGCGGCAAGGTCTGGGTACCGGGCCGCGACCCGAAGAAGTACCCCGTGTGCCCCATGTGCAAGGAGATCTACGAGTCCATGGGCAGTGGCGGCGACGACAAGGGCAAGGGCAAGGGCAAGGGCGGCGACAAGTAG
- a CDS encoding beta-N-acetylhexosaminidase, with protein MVDAIPYELFHGFDVGLVPAPGRLSASLPGGGRGCVIDAGTGIEATAGTERVARWLRTTVGAATGCPLAPHAGEGTRVRLRIAPALAAELGSHEAYRMTVDGHGVAIDGAGEAGVFWGSQTFRQLLGPDAFRRAPVSARDAWELPAVTVEDAPRFRWRGLLLDVARHFMPKEGVLRYLDLMAAHKLNVLHFHLTDDQGWRIEIKRRPKLTETGSWRARTKFGHRASPLWEEKPHGGYYTQDDIREIVAYAAERHITVVPEIDVPGHSQAAIAAYPELGNTDVVDTAALTVWDDWGISSNVLAPADTTLRFYEGVFEEILEMFPSEFVHVGGDECRKEQWSASPAARTRMAELGLADEEELQSWFIGHFDAWLSARGRRLIGWDEILEGGLAKNAAVSSWRGYAGGVAAARAGHDVVMCPEQYVYLDYRQAPGEDEPVPIAYVRTLEDVYRFEPVPAGLTEEEAGRVLGTQANVWTEVMEDSARVDYQTFPRLAAFAEVAWRSLPAPAERDFADFERRMTSHYRRLDALGVAYRPPTGPLPWQRRPGVLGRPLEGRPPNT; from the coding sequence ATGGTGGATGCGATTCCCTACGAGCTCTTCCACGGCTTCGACGTGGGGCTCGTCCCGGCGCCCGGCCGCCTCTCCGCCTCGCTGCCCGGCGGCGGCCGGGGGTGTGTCATCGACGCGGGGACCGGGATCGAGGCGACCGCCGGCACCGAGCGGGTCGCGCGGTGGCTGCGCACGACCGTCGGCGCGGCGACCGGATGTCCGCTGGCTCCGCACGCCGGCGAGGGCACTCGCGTGCGGCTGCGGATCGCCCCCGCCCTGGCCGCGGAACTCGGCAGCCACGAGGCGTACCGGATGACGGTCGACGGCCACGGCGTCGCCATCGACGGAGCCGGTGAGGCGGGGGTGTTCTGGGGGTCCCAGACCTTCCGTCAACTGCTCGGCCCCGACGCCTTCCGCCGGGCGCCGGTCTCGGCGCGGGACGCCTGGGAGCTCCCTGCCGTCACCGTCGAGGACGCCCCCCGTTTCCGTTGGCGCGGGCTCCTCCTCGACGTGGCCCGGCACTTCATGCCCAAGGAAGGCGTGCTGCGCTACCTGGACCTGATGGCCGCCCACAAACTCAACGTCCTCCACTTCCATCTGACGGACGACCAGGGCTGGCGCATCGAGATCAAGCGCCGTCCTAAGCTCACCGAGACCGGCTCCTGGCGCGCGCGGACGAAATTCGGTCACCGCGCCTCACCCCTGTGGGAGGAGAAGCCGCACGGGGGTTACTACACCCAGGACGACATCCGGGAGATCGTCGCCTATGCCGCGGAGCGGCACATCACCGTCGTCCCGGAGATCGACGTACCGGGCCATTCGCAGGCCGCCATCGCCGCGTACCCGGAACTCGGCAACACCGACGTCGTCGACACCGCCGCCCTCACCGTCTGGGACGACTGGGGCATCTCCTCGAACGTCCTGGCCCCCGCCGACACCACACTGCGTTTCTACGAGGGGGTGTTCGAGGAGATCCTGGAAATGTTCCCGTCGGAGTTCGTCCATGTCGGCGGCGACGAGTGCCGCAAGGAGCAGTGGAGCGCCTCACCGGCCGCCAGGACCCGCATGGCGGAACTCGGCCTGGCCGACGAGGAGGAGCTCCAGTCCTGGTTCATCGGGCACTTCGACGCGTGGCTGTCCGCGCGCGGACGCCGCCTCATCGGCTGGGACGAGATCCTGGAAGGCGGCCTCGCGAAGAACGCGGCCGTGTCCTCCTGGCGGGGCTACGCGGGCGGTGTCGCCGCCGCCCGCGCCGGTCACGACGTCGTCATGTGCCCCGAGCAGTACGTGTACCTGGACTACCGTCAGGCCCCGGGCGAGGACGAGCCGGTGCCCATCGCCTACGTGCGCACCCTGGAGGACGTCTACCGGTTCGAACCCGTTCCCGCCGGGCTGACCGAGGAGGAGGCCGGACGCGTCCTCGGCACCCAGGCGAACGTCTGGACCGAGGTGATGGAGGACAGTGCGCGCGTGGACTACCAGACCTTCCCGCGCCTCGCGGCCTTCGCCGAGGTGGCCTGGCGGTCGCTGCCCGCCCCGGCGGAACGGGACTTCGCGGACTTCGAACGCCGGATGACCTCCCACTACCGGCGACTTGACGCCCTCGGGGTCGCCTACCGGCCGCCGACCGGGCCGCTGCCGTGGCAGCGGCGCCCCGGTGTGCTCGGCCGTCCCCTCGAGGGGCGGCCCCCGAACACGTAA
- a CDS encoding xanthine dehydrogenase family protein subunit M, giving the protein MTTHAPQAAQAVTLPTTLDEAVAALTAMPAAVPVAGGTDLMAAVNSGQLRPAALVGLGRISEIRGWQYQDGHALLGAGLTHARMGRPDFAALIPALAAAARAAGPPHIRNAGTLGGNIASAAPTGDALPVLAALEATLIIAGPGGARREIPVSHLLAGVEMLQGGELIGYVRVPLLHAPQVFLKATGRTGPGRAVASVAVVLDPARRGVRCAVGAIAPMPLRPLEAEEWVARLIDWDNDRALVPEALNAFGEYVAAACIPDPAPEPDGSVAPLPPAVLHLRRTVAALARRALGRALS; this is encoded by the coding sequence TTGACCACGCACGCACCGCAGGCGGCGCAGGCCGTCACGCTGCCCACGACGCTGGACGAGGCCGTGGCGGCCCTCACCGCCATGCCCGCCGCGGTCCCCGTCGCGGGCGGCACGGATCTGATGGCCGCCGTCAACTCCGGACAGCTCAGGCCCGCCGCCCTGGTGGGCCTCGGCCGGATCAGCGAGATCCGCGGCTGGCAGTACCAGGACGGCCACGCGCTGCTCGGCGCGGGACTCACGCACGCGCGCATGGGCCGCCCCGACTTCGCGGCCCTGATCCCGGCGCTCGCCGCCGCCGCGCGCGCCGCCGGCCCGCCGCACATCCGCAACGCGGGCACCCTGGGCGGCAACATCGCCTCGGCCGCCCCCACCGGGGACGCGCTGCCCGTGCTGGCCGCCCTGGAGGCGACGCTGATCATCGCGGGCCCGGGCGGAGCCCGCCGGGAGATCCCGGTGTCGCACCTGCTGGCCGGCGTGGAGATGCTGCAGGGCGGCGAACTCATCGGCTACGTGCGCGTGCCGCTGCTGCACGCCCCGCAGGTCTTCCTGAAGGCGACCGGCCGCACCGGACCGGGCCGCGCGGTCGCCTCCGTGGCCGTCGTCCTCGACCCCGCCCGGCGCGGTGTGCGCTGCGCGGTCGGGGCCATAGCGCCGATGCCGCTCAGGCCGCTGGAGGCCGAGGAGTGGGTCGCGCGCCTCATCGACTGGGACAACGACCGCGCGCTCGTCCCCGAGGCGCTGAACGCCTTCGGGGAGTACGTCGCCGCGGCCTGCATCCCCGACCCGGCCCCCGAGCCCGACGGCTCGGTGGCACCGCTTCCGCCCGCCGTACTGCACCTGCGGCGCACCGTCGCCGCGCTGGCCCGACGAGCACTGGGGAGGGCACTGTCGTGA
- a CDS encoding 2Fe-2S iron-sulfur cluster-binding protein, translated as MTDDQHGEGTSQGGGRWNPLPQGDYDDGATAFVKLPEGGIEALLSGDSPLAAPGHGYVPPQITVAPGTGDPAATGAWATPDGGDRWPDPNAADPAQAPDQDDRFTYRPAATQHWTFEEPAPAGPGHDVTGQWSIPVAGGDIPDESGEFTTSSLVEQWGGGAPATLPGGAPAPWATDGAGTAWAQPGPQAPAEPDHTGAHPAGPAPATDGYVPEVPAERYGLDPAARHPGHPGTGRDDLPAQAAPSAGPGADAHDTAEGPERPADGPTGHEGPGAPADAPQAATAADAADAVDADAADVPDAPEGLADTPAPAEDADGTDSPASPGDAAEDAAAESLPPHDDHPLASYVLRVNGADRPVTDAWIGESLLYVLRERLGLAGAKDGCSQGECGACNVQVDGRLVASCLVPAVTAAGSEVRTVEGLAADGGPSDVQRALARCGAVQCGFCVPGMAMTVHDLLEGNPVPTELETRQALCGNLCRCSGYRGVLDAVKEVVAEREATYAGAGADPDEARIPHQAGPGSGGVHPSAFEAPGAFDTPHTAPGGYGDTQGGYGDGPDGYGDRPDPYDAPDPYDAPDPYGTQGPHDQHYGQDGGQA; from the coding sequence GTGACCGACGACCAGCACGGAGAGGGCACGTCCCAGGGCGGCGGACGCTGGAACCCGCTGCCCCAGGGCGACTACGACGACGGCGCCACCGCCTTCGTCAAGCTCCCCGAGGGCGGCATCGAGGCCCTGCTGTCCGGCGACAGCCCGCTGGCGGCACCCGGTCACGGCTATGTGCCGCCGCAGATAACGGTCGCCCCCGGGACCGGCGATCCCGCCGCCACCGGCGCCTGGGCGACGCCCGACGGCGGCGACCGGTGGCCCGACCCGAACGCCGCGGACCCGGCACAGGCCCCGGACCAGGACGACCGGTTCACCTACCGGCCGGCCGCCACCCAGCACTGGACCTTCGAGGAGCCCGCCCCGGCCGGCCCCGGGCACGACGTCACCGGACAGTGGTCCATCCCCGTCGCCGGCGGCGACATCCCGGACGAGTCCGGCGAGTTCACCACGTCCTCCCTGGTCGAGCAGTGGGGCGGCGGCGCGCCGGCCACCCTGCCCGGCGGCGCGCCCGCGCCCTGGGCGACGGACGGCGCGGGCACCGCCTGGGCGCAGCCCGGCCCGCAGGCCCCGGCCGAGCCCGACCACACCGGCGCCCACCCGGCGGGCCCCGCGCCCGCGACCGACGGATACGTCCCCGAGGTCCCGGCGGAGCGGTACGGCCTCGACCCGGCCGCCCGGCACCCCGGTCACCCCGGCACGGGCCGGGACGACCTGCCCGCCCAGGCCGCGCCTTCCGCCGGCCCGGGAGCGGACGCCCACGACACCGCGGAAGGCCCTGAACGCCCCGCTGACGGCCCGACAGGTCACGAGGGCCCCGGAGCCCCGGCCGATGCGCCGCAGGCCGCCACGGCGGCGGATGCGGCCGACGCCGTGGACGCCGACGCCGCGGACGTCCCCGACGCCCCTGAGGGGCTGGCCGATACGCCCGCCCCGGCCGAGGACGCGGACGGCACCGACTCTCCCGCGTCCCCCGGGGACGCCGCCGAGGACGCGGCCGCCGAGTCGCTCCCGCCGCACGACGACCACCCCCTCGCCTCCTACGTCCTGCGCGTCAACGGCGCCGACCGGCCCGTCACCGACGCCTGGATCGGCGAGTCCCTGCTGTACGTCCTGCGGGAACGGCTCGGCCTCGCGGGCGCCAAGGACGGCTGCTCGCAGGGCGAGTGCGGCGCCTGCAACGTGCAGGTCGACGGGCGCCTGGTGGCCTCCTGCCTGGTCCCGGCGGTCACCGCGGCCGGCAGCGAGGTGCGCACGGTCGAGGGCCTGGCCGCCGACGGCGGGCCCTCCGACGTGCAGCGCGCGCTCGCCCGGTGCGGTGCCGTGCAGTGCGGCTTCTGCGTGCCCGGCATGGCGATGACCGTGCACGACCTGCTGGAGGGCAACCCGGTGCCCACCGAGCTGGAGACCCGGCAGGCCCTGTGCGGCAACCTGTGCCGCTGCTCCGGCTACCGGGGCGTCCTGGACGCCGTCAAGGAGGTCGTCGCCGAACGCGAGGCCACGTACGCCGGCGCCGGGGCGGACCCCGACGAGGCGCGCATCCCGCACCAGGCGGGCCCCGGCTCCGGAGGCGTCCACCCGTCGGCGTTCGAGGCACCGGGCGCGTTCGACACCCCGCACACGGCCCCCGGCGGCTACGGCGACACCCAGGGCGGCTACGGCGACGGCCCGGACGGCTACGGCGACAGGCCGGACCCGTACGACGCGCCGGACCCGTACGACGCGCCGGACCCGTACGGCACGCAGGGCCCGCACGACCAGCACTACGGCCAGGACGGAGGCCAGGCGTGA